From Piscinibacter gummiphilus:
GGTCCTTGGCAACGTGCGCAGTTGGTTGCCCGAACTGGTGGCCCAGGTCGACGCGTTCTACCTCGACGGTTTCGCCCCGGCACGCAACGCCGAGATGTGGGAGCCGCAGATCGCCAAGGCACTGGCCCGCCTCGCGGCCCCCGACGCCACCTTGGCGACCTGGACCTCGGCCACCCCGGTGCGCGACGGCCTGCGCAGCGCCGGCTTCGAAGTGCGCGAAGCCCGCGGCACCGGCGGCAAGCGCGACATCACCCTCGGCCGCTATGCGCCGCTGTTCGTGCCGCGCCACGCGCCGTCACGCACCGCGCCGACGTTCACAACGCGACACGCCCTCGTCGTCGGCGCGGGCCTGGCCGGCAGCGCCACGGCGCTCGCCCTGGCCCAGGAAGGCTGGCGCAGCACCGTCTACGACCGGCGCGACACGCCCGCGTGCGAGACCTCCGGCAACCCCGCGGGCCTCTTCCACGGCATCGTGAACGCACAAGACGGCCTGCATGCGCGCTTCAATCGCGCCGCCGCGCTGATGGCGCGCGATGCCATCGAACGCGCGCTACACGACGACCCATCGCTCCCCGGTGCGGCCGACGGACTGCTGCGCCTGGACGAGTCCGAGGTCAGCACGCTGCGCGACGTGATCACCCGGGTCGGCCTGCCCGCGGACTACGTGCAGGCCGTGTCCCCGGCCGACGCCACGCGCCTGAGCGGGCTCCCGTTGAAGCAATCGGCGTGGTTCTACCCAGGCGGCGGCTGGGTCGACCCGGCCGCACTCGCCCGCCACTGGCTGGCGCAAGCCGCTCCCCTCGCCCGCTTCCAGGGCGGCACCTGCGTGGCGAGACTGCAGCGCAACGCGAGCGCGTGGCAGCTGCTCGATGCAAACGGGCGCGTGCTCGACGAAGCCGAGACCGTCGTGCTGGCCAACGCCGCCGACGCGATGCGCCTCCTCGGCGCACCCGACTGGCCCATCGACGCGGTGCGCGGCCAGATCACGCACTTCAGCCGCGATCTCGCACCCGGCCTCCTGCTGCCCCGCCTGCCGGTGGCCGGCTCGGGCTATGTGATGCCCGAGGTGCGGGGCCTCGCGCTTTTCGGTGCCACCTCGCAGCCTGGCGACGCAGACCCGAGCCTTCGCACCGCCGACCACGCCGCCAACCTCGTGGCCCTGCAACGCTTGATCGGCGGCGATGTCGAAGCCCCGCCCATCGACCACCTGCACGGCCGGGTCGGCTGGCGAACCCTCGCGCAGGACCGGCTGCCCGTGGTCGGCGCAGTGCCTGCCCCGCTCGACCAGCAGGGGCGGCTCGATCAACCGCGCTTCGTGCAACGCGTGCCGGGCTTGTTCGTCTTCACCGCCTTGGGCTCGCGCGGCATCACGTGGTCGACGCTCGGCGCCCGCACCCTGGCGGCATGGATCACCGGCGCGCCGGCCCCGATCGAAGCGAGCCTGATCGACGCCATCGACCCGGCGCGCTTCATCAGCCGGAGCGCGCGTCGATCAGCCACTGGCGCAGCAGCGCATACACCCGAGGGTGATTGAGCAAGGCCATGTGACCGAGGCCGGGCACCTCGGCGCGCTCCACATCGCCTGCCTCGCGCGCATCGAGCGCACTGCGGGTCGTGACCAGGCCATCGCCCAGCACCCGT
This genomic window contains:
- the mnmC gene encoding bifunctional tRNA (5-methylaminomethyl-2-thiouridine)(34)-methyltransferase MnmD/FAD-dependent 5-carboxymethylaminomethyl-2-thiouridine(34) oxidoreductase MnmC; translation: MNTQPIVPATLSHTDDGIPYSAHYQDVYHPRAGAFVQARHVFLGGNELPARWQGRSRFVILETGFGLGNNFLATWQAWRDDAARCERLVFISVERHPLTAEDMRRAHAQSPVPPLAAALVDAWPPLTHNLHTLDFEDGRVRLLLVLGNVRSWLPELVAQVDAFYLDGFAPARNAEMWEPQIAKALARLAAPDATLATWTSATPVRDGLRSAGFEVREARGTGGKRDITLGRYAPLFVPRHAPSRTAPTFTTRHALVVGAGLAGSATALALAQEGWRSTVYDRRDTPACETSGNPAGLFHGIVNAQDGLHARFNRAAALMARDAIERALHDDPSLPGAADGLLRLDESEVSTLRDVITRVGLPADYVQAVSPADATRLSGLPLKQSAWFYPGGGWVDPAALARHWLAQAAPLARFQGGTCVARLQRNASAWQLLDANGRVLDEAETVVLANAADAMRLLGAPDWPIDAVRGQITHFSRDLAPGLLLPRLPVAGSGYVMPEVRGLALFGATSQPGDADPSLRTADHAANLVALQRLIGGDVEAPPIDHLHGRVGWRTLAQDRLPVVGAVPAPLDQQGRLDQPRFVQRVPGLFVFTALGSRGITWSTLGARTLAAWITGAPAPIEASLIDAIDPARFISRSARRSATGAAAHTPEGD